From one Coffea eugenioides isolate CCC68of chromosome 11, Ceug_1.0, whole genome shotgun sequence genomic stretch:
- the LOC113754115 gene encoding thaumatin-like protein — MKFTYTLSLLVLCLTLSLTFTNAANFNIINQCTYTVWAAAFPGGGRRLDRGKSWSLNVAPGTTHARIWGRTNCNFDAKGQGHCQTGDCKGRLECQGYGSPPNTIAEFSLNQPNNLDYIDISNVDGFNIPMEFSSVTRCRNIRCSAPIVDQCPAKLRTPGGCHNPCTVFKTNEYCCTNGPGSCRPTDFSRFFKSRCPDAYSYPQDDPTSLFTCPSGTNYRVVFCP; from the coding sequence ATGAAGTTCACCTACACTTTATCCCTTTTGGTTTTGTGCCTAACTTTATCCTTAACCTTCACCAATGCTGCAAATTTCAACATTATAAACCAATGTACCTACACAGTTTGGGCAGCTGCTTTCCCAGGCGGTGGCAGGCGGCTCGACCGAGGCAAATCATGGTCCCTAAACGTGGCTCCTGGCACCACCCACGCTCGCATTTGGGGCCGAACCAATTGCAACTTTGATGCCAAAGGCCAAGGCCACTGTCAAACAGGTGACTGCAAAGGGCGCCTCGAGTGCCAAGGCTATGGAAGTCCTCCAAATACGATAGCTGAATTCTCCCTAAACCAGCCTAACAACTTAGACTACATCGACATTTCCAACGTTGATGGATTCAACATCCCAATGGAGTTCAGCTCCGTTACTCGTTGCCGTAATATCAGATGTTCAGCGCCTATTGTTGATCAATGCCCAGCTAAGCTAAGAACTCCAGGTGGATGCCACAATCCGTGCACtgtttttaaaacaaatgagTATTGTTGCACCAATGGCCCAGGAAGCTGCCGCCCGACCGACTTCTCCAGGTTCTTTAAGAGCAGGTGCCCTGATGCTTATAGCTATCCTCAAGATGATCCCACAAGCTTGTTTACTTGCCCAAGTGGTACAAATTATAGGGTTGTCTTCTGCCCTTAA
- the LOC113753887 gene encoding thaumatin-like protein isoform X1, with the protein MKFTYILSLLVLCLTLYFTFANAANFNITNKCTYTVWAAASTGDGRQLDRGQSWSLDVAPGTTKARIWGRTNCKFDANGQGQCQTGDCNKRLKCQGYGNPPNTLAEFALNQPNNLDYIDISNVDGFNIPMEFSSVTPCRVIKCSKPIVDQCPAQLRTPGGCNNPCTVFKRNEYCCTNGPGSCGPTDFSRFFKSRCPDAYSYPQDDRTSLFACPSGTNYRVVFCP; encoded by the coding sequence ATGAAGTTCACCTACATTTTGTCCCTTTTGGTTTTGTGCCTAACTTTATACTTCACTTTCGCCAATGCTGCAAATTTCAACATCACAAACAAATGTACCTACACAGTTTGGGCAGCTGCTTCCACAGGTGATGGCAGGCAACTCGACCGAGGCCAATCATGGTCCCTAGATGTGGCTCCTGGCACCACCAAAGCTCGCATTTGGGGCCGAACCAATTGCAAATTTGATGCCAATGGCCAGGGCCAATGTCAAACAGGTGACTGCAACAAGCGCCTCAAATGCCAAGGCTATGGAAATCCACCAAATACGCTAGCTGAATTTGCCCTAAACCAGCCTAACAACTTAGACTACATCGACATCTCCAACGTTGATGGATTCAACATCCCAATGGAGTTCAGCTCTGTAACTCCGTGCCGCGTTATCAAATGTTCGAAACCTATTGTTGATCAATGCCCAGCTCAGCTAAGAACTCCAGGTGGATGCAACAACCCCTGCACTGTTTTTAAAAGAAATGAGTACTGCTGCACCAATGGCCCAGGAAGCTGTGGCCCGACCGACTTCTCCAGGTTCTTTAAGAGCAGGTGCCCTGATGCTTATAGCTATCCTCAAGATGATCGCACAAGCTTGTTTGCTTGCCCAAGTGGTACAAATTATAGGGTTGTCTTCTGCCCTTAA